Proteins from a genomic interval of Pseudomonas versuta:
- a CDS encoding MFS transporter, translated as MPGALVRLFACASGLSVANVYYAQPLLDQLATDFAISHARVGGVITATQIGSVLALLLIVPLGDQLDRRRLMLAQLAVLIAGLVCVGLTRSPAVMFCAMLAIGLLGTAMTQGLIAYAATACLPQERGRVVGSVQGGVVIGLLLSRLAAGLISDLAGWRWVYLGSSLAMLALGVILWRVLPAQRPRALTMSYPGLVRSMFTLLIQDRVLQIRGVIALLIFAVLSIFWSALVFLLISPPYGYSHTTIGTFGLVGVVGALAAARAGAWADKGLGQWTSGLSLGLLILAWLALWFTRSSMVWLIVGVVLLDLSAQAIHVTNQSMIFSAHPDSHSRVVGCYMLFYATGSGLGALASTSVYATSGWSGVCLLGAAVSVLALGFWAGTLRQMPDSPACVAGKSATSSH; from the coding sequence ATGCCGGGGGCGCTGGTCCGGTTATTTGCCTGTGCCAGCGGGCTAAGCGTGGCCAATGTTTACTATGCACAACCGCTGCTGGATCAACTGGCCACCGACTTTGCGATCAGTCATGCCAGGGTCGGTGGCGTGATCACTGCAACGCAAATCGGCAGCGTGCTGGCATTGCTGCTGATCGTGCCACTGGGCGATCAGCTGGATCGCCGCCGCTTGATGCTGGCCCAACTGGCGGTACTGATCGCAGGCCTGGTGTGCGTCGGCCTTACCCGCTCCCCGGCAGTGATGTTCTGCGCCATGCTGGCCATCGGTTTGCTGGGCACTGCCATGACCCAGGGTTTGATTGCCTATGCCGCCACCGCCTGCTTGCCGCAGGAACGGGGCCGGGTGGTGGGGTCCGTTCAGGGCGGGGTTGTCATCGGTCTGTTGCTCTCCCGTCTGGCCGCCGGGCTGATCTCTGACCTGGCCGGGTGGCGCTGGGTTTACCTGGGGTCATCGCTGGCAATGTTGGCACTGGGCGTGATTCTGTGGCGGGTTCTTCCCGCGCAGCGGCCAAGGGCGCTGACGATGTCTTACCCCGGGCTGGTGCGGTCGATGTTTACCCTGCTCATTCAGGACCGGGTACTGCAGATCCGCGGCGTCATCGCCTTGTTGATATTTGCCGTACTGAGCATTTTCTGGAGCGCGCTGGTGTTTCTCCTGATCAGCCCGCCTTACGGTTATTCACACACGACTATTGGCACCTTTGGCCTGGTCGGCGTGGTGGGCGCACTCGCTGCCGCGCGGGCCGGAGCCTGGGCCGACAAAGGGCTGGGCCAGTGGACCAGCGGCCTGTCACTGGGGCTGTTAATCCTGGCCTGGCTGGCACTGTGGTTCACCCGCAGCTCGATGGTGTGGCTGATAGTCGGCGTTGTGCTTCTGGATCTTAGTGCGCAGGCCATTCATGTCACCAATCAAAGCATGATTTTCAGTGCGCACCCCGACTCCCATAGCCGGGTAGTGGGCTGCTACATGCTGTTTTACGCAACAGGCAGCGGACTGGGGGCGCTCGCATCAACCTCGGTGTATGCCACGTCCGGCTGGTCGGGCGTATGCCTGCTGGGCGCCGCAGTCAGTGTGCTGGCCCTGGGATTCTGGGCCGGCACACTGCGACAAATGCCTGACTCGCCGGCATGTGTTGCGGGTAAATCGGCCACCTCCTCCCACTGA
- a CDS encoding winged helix-turn-helix transcriptional regulator → MTKHQMRPAPTCPVARSVEVIADRWALLIVRDAFDGVRRFGDFQQGLGVARSVLANRLKSLVEAGIFQVQPASDGTSYQEYVLTPQGQSLFPVVVALRQWGERYLFGPHEEHSQLVDTATGQPLPLMQPLAADGRAIAPEQARVNKVV, encoded by the coding sequence ATGACCAAGCATCAGATGCGCCCGGCCCCCACGTGCCCGGTGGCCCGTTCTGTGGAGGTAATCGCAGATCGCTGGGCGTTGTTGATTGTGCGTGACGCATTTGACGGCGTGCGTCGCTTTGGTGATTTCCAGCAGGGCCTGGGGGTGGCGCGCAGCGTTTTGGCGAACCGGCTCAAGAGCCTGGTAGAGGCTGGTATTTTTCAAGTACAACCGGCTTCTGACGGCACCTCGTATCAGGAATACGTGCTTACCCCGCAAGGTCAAAGCCTGTTCCCGGTGGTGGTGGCGTTAAGGCAATGGGGCGAGCGCTACCTGTTCGGACCGCACGAAGAGCACTCGCAACTGGTGGACACGGCCACCGGGCAGCCCTTGCCTTTGATGCAGCCCCTGGCAGCAGATGGACGGGCGATCGCGCCTGAACAAGCCCGGGTCAATAAAGTTGTGTGA
- a CDS encoding GNAT family N-acetyltransferase, with protein sequence MSGHDTGVSRADIADMHGILELQAANQTARGGALAASLSAERLAKMMQDMPLIVARRDGRVTGFLLTSSREVNADIPVVKAMFNAYHGTPDAYVYGPVCVGEEERGKGLAQIMFAELRRLEPGREGILFIRNDNQPSLRAHLKMGMKKVASFEFNGFEYAVFSYIG encoded by the coding sequence ATGAGCGGACATGACACCGGTGTAAGCAGAGCCGACATCGCCGATATGCACGGCATTCTCGAACTTCAGGCCGCCAATCAGACAGCACGGGGCGGAGCACTGGCGGCAAGTCTGTCAGCGGAGCGCCTGGCAAAAATGATGCAGGACATGCCACTGATCGTTGCCCGCCGTGACGGGCGCGTCACCGGCTTCCTGTTAACCTCCTCCCGGGAGGTGAACGCGGACATCCCCGTTGTAAAGGCTATGTTCAACGCCTATCACGGCACGCCCGATGCCTATGTATATGGTCCGGTCTGTGTCGGGGAAGAGGAACGCGGCAAGGGCCTGGCGCAAATAATGTTCGCTGAACTGCGGCGCCTTGAACCCGGGCGCGAGGGGATTCTTTTCATCCGCAATGACAACCAGCCGTCGCTGCGGGCGCATTTGAAAATGGGCATGAAAAAAGTCGCCTCATTCGAGTTCAACGGTTTTGAGTACGCGGTTTTTTCTTATATCGGCTAG
- a CDS encoding TetR/AcrR family transcriptional regulator, which yields MTASQPPATRGRPRTITRERIVEAGIEIGLPSITFVGVAAALGVSHMALYKHVANLEALKSMVAEEIFTRWQFPRADAERRSGLKEYMIVFATSVRVFVKAHPGLTPYVIRRLAATQPMLAKIEEHQSHIAQVYGISKQHARWLLATVAFHGIAVADTVYSVTGRGAEEAERAAEEAEMEAELAQGMHALIVGALVLLEQDAHGDCLIAQARS from the coding sequence ATGACAGCGTCACAACCACCCGCTACCCGAGGCCGTCCCCGCACCATCACCCGGGAACGTATTGTCGAAGCAGGCATCGAGATCGGCTTGCCGAGCATTACCTTTGTCGGCGTTGCTGCCGCATTGGGGGTCAGTCATATGGCGCTCTACAAGCACGTTGCCAACCTGGAAGCCCTCAAAAGCATGGTCGCAGAGGAGATCTTTACCCGCTGGCAGTTCCCCCGGGCCGACGCTGAGCGGCGTAGCGGCTTGAAGGAATACATGATTGTGTTTGCCACCTCGGTGCGGGTGTTCGTCAAGGCCCACCCCGGGCTGACGCCTTACGTCATCCGCAGGCTGGCCGCGACACAACCGATGCTCGCCAAGATCGAAGAGCATCAGAGCCATATCGCTCAGGTCTATGGCATTTCAAAGCAACACGCGCGCTGGTTGCTGGCGACGGTGGCCTTCCACGGTATTGCCGTGGCCGACACCGTGTACTCGGTTACCGGCCGGGGGGCCGAAGAGGCTGAACGTGCAGCGGAAGAAGCCGAGATGGAGGCCGAGCTGGCCCAGGGCATGCACGCACTCATCGTCGGAGCGCTGGTTTTGCTTGAGCAAGACGCTCACGGTGATTGCCTGATCGCCCAGGCCCGGTCATAG
- a CDS encoding ABC transporter ATP-binding protein — protein sequence MDTHDKASTRPKVRGPISQILQPVRGRLIVAGLLAAAGAMLTLVPLAGIAHIGKMALADNGLDPAQVWWALMAGVASLCAGMLLISGAELLAHLADNRITHHLRRALVQRLSSVPLGWFTSRASGEVKQAMQDDINTLHSLTAHFFTTSGRALGAVLISLIYLFTMDWRMAIVSLLPFPGFFLFFARAMKASQTNMQAFTAGMGRIDNSVVEFVNGIAVVKSFSTGTRAHSSYREAIDAFALAFIGFTRPLVAPMANANAMIAPVTVLGVVLVFGTLFVGLGWIAAPDVLPFALVTPGLCGPLLLLHYITHDLNHATGAARRVQALLDTPVLEQPAPGMPQSPKGNEIRFEGVGYGYDTGRRVLADVSFTLKPGTTTAIVGRSGSGKSTLARLLLRFFDPTQGRVTLGGVDLREIETCSLYRHIGFVLQEVRLIHASVRDNIALGRPSASQQQIEDAARTANIHQRILELPRGYDSVVGEDAQFSGGEQQRVSIARAVLLDPPVLVLDEATAAADAQSEVAIQDALSRFAAGRTLLVIAHRLDSIMHADQIIVLDNGIVHEQGRHDELLLRKGLYAHLWAQGGYSQSADLAVSSC from the coding sequence ATGGACACTCATGACAAGGCCTCGACCAGACCCAAGGTGCGCGGCCCGATCAGCCAGATACTGCAGCCTGTGCGTGGGCGACTGATCGTTGCCGGCCTGCTCGCGGCAGCGGGCGCGATGCTGACGCTGGTGCCGCTGGCCGGTATCGCCCATATCGGCAAAATGGCGTTGGCTGATAACGGGCTTGACCCGGCACAGGTGTGGTGGGCGCTGATGGCAGGAGTGGCCAGCCTGTGCGCCGGGATGTTGCTGATATCCGGCGCGGAGCTGCTCGCCCACCTGGCGGACAACCGCATTACCCATCACCTGCGCCGGGCGCTTGTGCAGCGACTCAGCAGCGTGCCCCTGGGCTGGTTCACCAGTCGGGCGTCGGGCGAGGTCAAGCAGGCGATGCAGGACGACATCAACACATTGCACAGCCTTACCGCGCATTTCTTCACGACATCGGGGCGTGCGCTCGGCGCAGTTCTGATCTCGCTGATCTACCTGTTCACCATGGACTGGCGCATGGCAATTGTCTCGCTCCTGCCGTTCCCCGGATTCTTCCTGTTTTTTGCCCGGGCGATGAAGGCCAGCCAGACCAACATGCAGGCGTTCACCGCCGGTATGGGGCGCATCGATAACTCGGTGGTCGAGTTCGTCAACGGCATCGCGGTGGTCAAGTCATTCAGTACCGGTACCAGGGCACACAGCAGCTACCGCGAGGCAATTGATGCCTTCGCCCTGGCCTTTATCGGATTCACCCGGCCTCTGGTGGCTCCGATGGCCAATGCTAACGCAATGATTGCCCCGGTGACGGTACTCGGCGTGGTACTGGTTTTCGGCACGTTGTTCGTGGGGCTGGGTTGGATCGCGGCGCCGGATGTGCTGCCGTTTGCCCTGGTGACTCCGGGGCTGTGCGGGCCGCTGCTGTTGCTGCACTACATCACCCATGACCTCAACCACGCCACCGGTGCTGCCCGGCGCGTTCAGGCCCTGCTGGATACCCCCGTGCTGGAGCAACCGGCGCCCGGCATGCCGCAGTCGCCTAAGGGTAACGAGATCCGCTTCGAAGGTGTTGGCTACGGCTATGACACCGGGCGCCGGGTACTCGCGGATGTCAGCTTCACGCTCAAGCCCGGTACCACCACGGCCATTGTCGGGCGCTCCGGTTCCGGTAAGTCGACCCTGGCCCGACTGCTGCTGCGCTTCTTCGACCCCACGCAAGGGCGCGTCACACTCGGAGGTGTGGATCTGCGCGAGATTGAAACCTGCAGCCTCTACCGGCATATCGGTTTTGTTTTGCAGGAGGTGCGCCTGATCCATGCCAGCGTGCGCGACAACATTGCGCTGGGCAGACCATCGGCCAGCCAGCAGCAGATCGAGGACGCAGCGCGCACCGCCAACATCCACCAGCGCATTCTGGAGTTGCCGCGCGGCTATGACTCGGTGGTCGGTGAGGATGCACAGTTCAGCGGCGGCGAGCAGCAGCGCGTGAGCATCGCCCGCGCCGTGCTGCTCGATCCGCCCGTGCTGGTGCTTGACGAAGCCACGGCGGCGGCCGATGCACAAAGCGAAGTCGCGATCCAGGATGCGTTGTCGCGCTTTGCCGCAGGCCGAACCCTGTTGGTCATTGCCCACCGGCTCGACAGCATCATGCACGCCGACCAGATCATCGTGCTCGACAACGGCATTGTTCATGAACAGGGCCGCCATGACGAACTGCTCTTGCGCAAGGGGCTCTATGCGCACCTGTGGGCGCAGGGTGGCTATTCACAATCTGCAGATCTGGCGGTGTCGTCATGCTGA
- a CDS encoding ABC transporter ATP-binding protein, translated as MLKPLVQLLDKDAPVLHRYVWMAVVYGLFSGLTLTTLVPVLDHLLAGDVRGAALWLGLMLAGVAVCWAWRRQLDRAGVAVGVAILQGARQRIGEHVARLPVGWFSAQNTSRLGHVITQGMMAVAQLPAHVLTPVISGAVTPLVVVAALFLLHGPLGLIALLGLPVLCVALWLTARLGQRADRTYQHHFADASQRMVEFAQAQSVLRAFNGEGASTQLLEQALDQQRRSGMRLIYQSTLSVVLNAWVVQAVFAALLIAASLWLNAYTGVAQPTGPVIAVVVALLLTSRFIDPLLEVASYAEILRGAYGQLAEVQSIFAVEPLPEPDQPLAPADSSVEFRQVSLRYAHDQPDVLSGISLRIEPGSMTALVGASGSGKTTLVRLIARFFDATQGSVLIGGVDVRQMSSTQLATRISQIFQDTYLFQGSIADNIRIGRPAASAGEILDTAQQAGLGDLIERLPLGIDTPVGEGGARVSGGERQRITIARALIKNAPILLVDEATAALDAQNQSVIARTLCSLRGRHTVVVIAHQLSTVSMADQIVVLDKGQLVEQGTPAALRASGGRYARFLEQRRVAGGWRIAVPPNGEQA; from the coding sequence ATGCTGAAACCCCTTGTTCAACTATTGGATAAAGATGCGCCGGTCTTGCACCGCTACGTCTGGATGGCAGTGGTGTATGGCCTGTTCAGCGGCTTGACCCTCACCACCCTGGTGCCGGTGCTGGATCACTTGCTGGCCGGCGATGTGCGCGGAGCTGCGTTGTGGCTCGGTCTGATGCTGGCCGGCGTGGCCGTTTGCTGGGCGTGGCGGCGCCAGCTGGACAGGGCAGGGGTGGCAGTCGGCGTGGCCATACTGCAGGGGGCACGCCAGCGCATCGGCGAGCATGTCGCGCGCCTGCCAGTGGGCTGGTTCAGCGCGCAAAATACCAGTCGCCTCGGGCATGTGATTACCCAGGGCATGATGGCGGTGGCTCAGTTGCCGGCGCATGTGTTAACGCCCGTGATCAGTGGCGCCGTGACGCCACTGGTGGTCGTGGCCGCACTATTTTTACTGCACGGGCCGCTGGGCCTGATTGCGTTGCTCGGCCTGCCCGTTCTGTGCGTGGCATTGTGGTTGACCGCTCGCCTGGGACAACGCGCCGACCGTACGTACCAGCACCATTTTGCCGACGCCAGCCAGCGCATGGTCGAGTTTGCCCAGGCCCAGTCGGTACTGCGCGCCTTCAATGGCGAGGGCGCCAGTACGCAACTTCTGGAACAGGCCCTTGACCAGCAGCGCCGGTCCGGCATGCGCCTGATCTATCAGTCCACTCTTTCGGTGGTGCTCAACGCCTGGGTGGTGCAGGCCGTTTTCGCGGCCCTGCTGATCGCCGCATCCCTGTGGCTCAACGCGTATACGGGCGTTGCACAGCCAACCGGTCCGGTGATTGCGGTGGTTGTTGCGTTGTTATTGACCAGCCGCTTCATCGATCCGCTGCTGGAGGTGGCCAGCTATGCCGAGATCCTGCGGGGGGCGTACGGCCAGCTTGCAGAGGTGCAGAGCATTTTCGCGGTCGAGCCCTTGCCGGAGCCGGATCAGCCATTGGCCCCGGCGGACAGTTCTGTCGAGTTTCGCCAGGTGAGCCTGCGTTATGCGCATGATCAGCCGGATGTGCTGAGTGGCATCAGCCTGCGCATCGAGCCCGGCAGCATGACCGCATTGGTGGGCGCTTCGGGCTCGGGCAAGACCACCCTGGTACGTTTGATCGCGCGGTTCTTCGATGCAACCCAGGGCAGCGTACTGATCGGCGGCGTGGACGTGCGACAGATGTCCAGTACACAACTGGCCACCCGGATCAGTCAGATTTTCCAGGACACTTATCTGTTTCAGGGCAGCATTGCCGACAATATCCGCATCGGCAGACCTGCCGCCAGTGCTGGCGAAATCCTCGACACTGCACAGCAGGCCGGTCTGGGTGACCTTATCGAACGTTTGCCCCTGGGCATCGACACACCGGTCGGCGAGGGCGGTGCAAGGGTGTCGGGTGGCGAACGCCAGCGCATCACCATTGCCCGTGCGCTGATCAAGAATGCGCCCATTCTGCTGGTGGACGAGGCCACCGCCGCCCTGGATGCGCAGAATCAGTCAGTAATTGCCCGGACGCTTTGCAGTCTGCGCGGTCGACACACGGTGGTGGTGATTGCCCACCAGCTATCTACGGTGTCGATGGCAGACCAGATTGTGGTGCTCGACAAAGGCCAACTGGTTGAGCAGGGCACGCCTGCGGCATTGCGCGCCAGTGGCGGGCGTTATGCCCGCTTCCTGGAACAGCGCCGGGTTGCCGGAGGCTGGCGTATCGCCGTGCCGCCGAACGGCGAGCAAGCCTGA
- a CDS encoding ABC transporter permease has product MPARWLCLFAMLCGASLLVGARQLEWGQLLSLSGDVWLTLTASRLPRLAALVLTGVGLSVCGVILQHIVRNKFVEPGTTGGLDAARLGILVSLVIAPGAGAQVRMLLALLFCFAAGLIFVLIIRRIQFKGSVLVPVIGLMYGGVLSAIAEFYAYSNNIMQSMQGWLLGDFSRVVQGSYEIIYLILPVVGLTYLYARRFTLVGMGEGMATSLGLNYLAWVALGLLLVAVTVSATVITVGSIPFVGLVIPNLVALRYGDNLRRTLPIVALGGACLLLACDILGRLLIYPFEVPIGLTAGSVGGVLFLALIIRRHR; this is encoded by the coding sequence ATGCCCGCACGCTGGCTGTGCTTGTTTGCCATGTTGTGCGGGGCGTCGCTGCTGGTCGGGGCTCGTCAGCTGGAGTGGGGGCAGTTGTTGTCGTTGTCGGGCGATGTCTGGCTGACGCTCACGGCCAGTCGCCTGCCACGTCTGGCGGCGCTGGTGCTGACGGGGGTTGGCCTCTCTGTGTGCGGGGTGATCCTGCAGCACATTGTGCGTAACAAGTTCGTCGAGCCGGGGACCACGGGTGGGCTGGATGCGGCCAGGCTCGGCATCTTGGTGTCACTGGTCATTGCGCCCGGCGCCGGGGCCCAGGTCCGAATGCTGCTGGCGTTGCTGTTCTGCTTCGCTGCCGGCCTGATTTTTGTGCTGATCATAAGGCGCATCCAGTTCAAGGGCTCGGTACTGGTTCCGGTTATCGGCCTGATGTATGGCGGCGTGCTGAGCGCCATTGCCGAGTTCTATGCCTATAGCAACAACATCATGCAAAGCATGCAGGGCTGGCTGCTGGGGGACTTTTCCCGGGTCGTGCAGGGCAGTTACGAAATCATCTACCTGATCTTGCCGGTTGTCGGGTTGACCTACCTGTATGCCCGGCGTTTCACCCTGGTGGGCATGGGGGAGGGCATGGCCACGAGTCTGGGTCTCAACTATCTGGCCTGGGTGGCGCTGGGCTTGCTGCTGGTGGCCGTCACCGTATCGGCCACCGTGATCACTGTCGGTTCGATCCCCTTTGTCGGGCTGGTCATTCCCAATCTGGTGGCGCTGCGTTATGGCGACAACCTGAGGCGCACGCTGCCCATCGTTGCGCTGGGCGGCGCGTGCCTGCTACTGGCCTGCGACATCCTCGGGCGGCTGCTGATCTACCCGTTCGAGGTGCCGATCGGCCTGACCGCGGGCAGTGTGGGCGGGGTGCTGTTCCTCGCGTTGATCATCCGGAGGCACAGATGA
- a CDS encoding iron chelate uptake ABC transporter family permease subunit, whose product MRLQPRHAVWIVVVMLALVFVFLRSGLDFDYVIPKRLARLTAMLIGGGAIAWSSITFQTLTGNRILTPAIMGYEAVYLLWQALLILFLGSASVVLLGFNANFLLSVLLMLGYSWGIHRWLFRDAKSNLYLLLLVGLVLTLLISTFTQFVQLKVSPGEFSILQGFSQASFNRAQPLQLLFSGLLVGAICLLGRNSLPTLDVLSLGRDQAISLGVDYQRNVRLHLALIAILVAVSTSLLGPTAFMGVFVANSTYALARTFRHRVTLPLGCAIATGMFIAAQLLVEHVFNYKTTVGILVNLVCGGYFLALMVRTRGAP is encoded by the coding sequence ATGCGCCTGCAGCCCCGGCACGCGGTGTGGATTGTGGTTGTGATGCTCGCTCTGGTCTTCGTGTTCCTGCGCTCGGGCCTGGACTTTGACTACGTGATCCCCAAGCGGCTCGCGCGGCTGACGGCCATGCTGATCGGCGGTGGCGCTATTGCCTGGTCGTCGATCACCTTCCAGACCCTTACCGGCAACCGGATACTGACCCCGGCAATCATGGGCTATGAGGCTGTCTACTTGCTGTGGCAGGCCTTGCTGATTCTGTTTCTGGGCAGTGCCAGCGTGGTGCTGCTCGGCTTCAACGCCAACTTCCTGCTGTCTGTGCTGCTGATGCTCGGCTATTCATGGGGCATACATCGCTGGTTGTTCCGGGATGCCAAGAGCAACCTGTATTTGCTGCTGCTGGTCGGGTTGGTACTGACCCTGTTGATCAGCACCTTTACCCAGTTTGTCCAGCTCAAGGTCAGCCCTGGCGAGTTCTCGATCCTGCAGGGCTTCAGCCAGGCCTCTTTCAACCGGGCCCAACCCTTGCAGTTGCTCTTTTCGGGACTGCTGGTGGGGGCGATTTGCCTGCTGGGCCGCAATAGCCTGCCGACCCTCGATGTGCTTTCTCTGGGACGCGACCAGGCCATTTCTCTGGGGGTCGATTATCAGCGCAACGTTCGCCTGCATCTCGCGCTGATTGCGATCCTGGTCGCAGTGTCCACCAGCCTGCTCGGGCCTACGGCTTTTATGGGGGTCTTCGTGGCGAACAGCACCTACGCCCTGGCACGCACCTTCAGACACCGGGTCACGCTGCCACTGGGGTGCGCAATCGCTACCGGCATGTTCATCGCCGCCCAACTGCTGGTCGAGCATGTTTTCAACTACAAAACCACCGTCGGCATTCTGGTCAATCTGGTCTGCGGCGGCTATTTCCTGGCGCTGATGGTTCGTACCCGAGGAGCCCCATGA
- a CDS encoding ABC transporter ATP-binding protein, translated as MISVHDIHQAYGAKAVLKGVDACFPARSLTSLIGPNGAGKTTLLMMIARLMAPGCGEVRIEGRPVAGIDIGEYARRVATLRQAPDFNLRLTVEELVAFGRFPYSRGALTREDQRVIDEAIAFLSLEPLRHAYLDELSGGQRQMAFLAMTIAQQTDYLLLDEPLNNLDIKHAVQIMRALRRLCDEQGRTVILVVHDINFAACYSDHIVAMKEGAVFCAGSVAEVITEARLGELYGLAFDITDGQRGRLCNYFNP; from the coding sequence ATGATTTCTGTCCACGATATTCACCAGGCCTATGGCGCCAAGGCCGTACTGAAGGGCGTAGATGCCTGTTTTCCGGCCCGCAGCCTGACATCGCTGATTGGCCCCAATGGCGCGGGCAAGACCACACTGTTGATGATGATCGCGCGGCTGATGGCGCCTGGCTGTGGTGAAGTACGCATCGAGGGCCGCCCGGTTGCAGGCATTGATATCGGTGAATACGCCAGGCGGGTTGCGACCCTGCGCCAAGCGCCTGACTTCAACTTGCGCCTGACGGTGGAGGAGTTGGTCGCGTTCGGGCGTTTTCCCTACAGCCGTGGTGCGTTGACCCGCGAAGACCAGCGGGTGATCGACGAGGCCATTGCGTTCCTGTCCCTGGAACCCCTGCGCCATGCCTACCTCGACGAACTCAGCGGCGGGCAACGGCAAATGGCCTTTCTGGCGATGACCATCGCCCAGCAGACGGACTACCTGTTGCTGGATGAGCCGCTGAACAACCTTGATATCAAGCACGCCGTGCAGATCATGCGTGCGCTGCGCCGCCTGTGCGATGAGCAAGGGCGCACCGTCATCCTGGTGGTGCATGACATCAACTTTGCCGCCTGCTATTCCGACCACATCGTTGCGATGAAGGAGGGTGCGGTGTTTTGCGCCGGCAGCGTCGCCGAGGTGATTACCGAGGCGCGGCTGGGTGAACTGTACGGGCTGGCTTTTGATATCACCGATGGTCAGCGCGGGCGCCTGTGCAACTACTTCAACCCATAA
- a CDS encoding siderophore ABC transporter substrate-binding protein: MTCHQTHRRWASALLIAVTAALCACNEKSAQTPSPQSSAAAYTPVTVQHQLGTTRIGHAPQRVVALDMNEVDFLDQLGVPVAAMPKDFVPHFLARYKDAVSVEDVGSIVQPNLERVHGARPDLILITSLQANHFKELSEMAPTLHFDVDYRDSQARYIDVIREHLLTLGDVFARQALARQKVSELDTRVEEVRRITAGRSEKALVVLHNNGAFSSFGVQSRYGFIFNALGVKPAGPNAETGLHGQPVSSEFILQANPDIIYVVDRTAVMERRPVMDARNMDNLLLRQTNAWKNGRVIFVDAQAWYVTGASPTSLKLIIDDVEKGYQR, encoded by the coding sequence ATGACCTGTCATCAAACACACCGCAGGTGGGCGTCGGCCTTGCTGATCGCCGTGACTGCCGCACTCTGTGCATGTAATGAAAAGTCCGCCCAAACGCCATCCCCACAATCATCAGCAGCGGCTTACACCCCTGTCACAGTGCAACACCAGCTGGGTACCACCCGGATCGGACACGCGCCACAACGGGTGGTCGCACTGGACATGAACGAGGTCGATTTTCTCGACCAGCTGGGGGTGCCAGTGGCGGCCATGCCGAAGGATTTCGTCCCGCATTTTCTTGCCCGCTACAAGGATGCAGTGAGCGTCGAGGACGTGGGCTCGATCGTGCAACCCAATCTGGAGCGCGTTCATGGCGCCCGGCCCGATCTGATACTGATCACATCGCTGCAGGCCAATCACTTTAAGGAATTGAGCGAGATGGCCCCGACCCTGCATTTCGATGTTGACTATCGCGATAGCCAGGCGCGCTACATCGACGTCATCAGGGAACATCTGCTGACGCTGGGGGACGTCTTCGCCAGGCAGGCACTCGCCCGGCAGAAGGTCAGCGAACTGGACACCCGGGTCGAGGAGGTCAGGCGTATCACCGCAGGGCGTTCCGAAAAAGCGCTGGTGGTTCTGCACAACAATGGCGCCTTCAGCTCCTTCGGCGTGCAGTCGCGCTACGGCTTCATTTTCAATGCTCTGGGGGTTAAGCCGGCCGGCCCGAATGCCGAAACCGGCCTGCATGGCCAGCCGGTTTCCAGCGAATTCATCCTGCAGGCCAACCCCGACATCATCTACGTCGTCGACCGCACGGCGGTGATGGAGCGTCGGCCGGTGATGGACGCCCGGAACATGGATAACCTGCTGCTGCGCCAGACCAACGCCTGGAAAAACGGGCGGGTGATCTTTGTCGATGCCCAGGCCTGGTACGTGACCGGGGCCAGTCCGACCTCACTGAAATTGATTATCGACGACGTCGAAAAGGGCTATCAGCGCTAA